From the genome of Nicotiana sylvestris chromosome 1, ASM39365v2, whole genome shotgun sequence:
TTAGTTCTCCTGTATTTGAGATATCAAGTCAGCTCTCCGACTAGAAACTTTTCTCCAAAATGCGCctgtccccccccccccaccccccaccccccggTTTTTTTGAAAGGGAAACCTGCAAGCAATGGCATACACATGCTTAGACTAGTCTAGACTCTACACATCCGGATTTGTAGGGATTCATCGTAGTTTGTTATGTTTCTTGGGAAAACCTACAAAATGGTAGTCGATTAGAGAATTAATCAGTTTGGCTAGTGCTGTATCTTGTCTTTCTATCACATATCCAGTTTTCTTATTCTGTTAACCTTTTATTTTGCAGTTTTCATACGGTAAAATGAGCCTAGATGCTGCCAGAGCAGAGCTTGCCCTTGCAGTCTTGTACTTGAACAAAGCGGAGGCAAGGGACAAGATATGTAGGGCTATACAATATGGTTCAAAATTCCTGAGTAATGGAGAGCCTGGCACTGCACAAAATGTTGACAAATCAACTAGCTTAGCAAGGAAAGTGTTCCGTCTTTTCAAGGTTAGGACAATTCATGTTAACCCATTAATTTCTACGGAAAAGGTACTATTAAAAATTGTTTAAAATTACCCTCCGTTATACTATTGGATCAGTAAAACCCTTGCCGTCTTACTATTCAAATACATATACCCCTTCTTTGACGGACTGGACACGTGGCACGCATCCAAAGCTCTTGGTACATCTGGTCTTAAATTAAACTCGACCCGCCCCATTACCCAAGACCCAGAACCCATAACCTAACCCTCTTCTTCTTCCACCTTATCCCCTCCATTCCTTTTTTCTTCCATGACCACACCCAAAAGAACTAATATGTAGTTAGTATAAATAAGGTGAAATTAAATTCTTTATTTTTTGGGAAatcaaaaacgaaagtaaaaaacTTATACTAATTCTAAGAAACCAAGTTCATGACtgatcttccaaaaacaaatttaAAATCATATACTACAACTTAACATGACGGTTATTTTATTTCAAagtagttgtttcaaaatcacacccaaaagaaaatccaaaagaagCCTAAAAATGCATGATGAAAAGTAGACCAATCTTTGCCTTACAAGAAAACCAGTTTATAAAAGAATGAGTGGCGATCGAAGAAACTGAGACAGGCTGTGGCCTGTGAGTTGCCCATCAATTTTATCCAACTAAAATTTTGTTGGCATATATTTATAAGGTGAAATACCTATATATCTGTTTTGTTACACATGaaatttgggattcataagtttAATGAACTCGATAAATGTCATTATTTGTCGTTTATATAAATTCATAATGTTAGCAAAATTTTGGCCAAATATTCAAGATTGAAAAGGGAGTAAGGTGGAAGAAGAAGGGAATGGAGGGGATAAGGTGGAAGAAGAAGAGGGTTAGATTCTGGGTCTTGGGTAATGGGGCGGGTCGAGTTTAATTTAAGACCAAGTGTACCAAGAGCCTTGGATGCGTGCCACGTGCGTCAAAGAAGGGGTATATGTGTTTGAATAGTAAGACGGCAAGGGTTCTTCTGATCCAATAGTATAACAGAGGGTAATTTTAAACAATTTCTAATAGTAAAGGGATATTTCAGGACCTTTTCCGTAATTTCTATTGTTTTAAAGAgtggtaataataataataataataataataataataatagcattTATGTTCAACATTATCTATTATGTCTTAACCGTTTCTGCTACAGTTTATCAATGATCTGCATGGTCTTATTAGCCCAACTGCCCCAGGAACCCCACTTCCTCTCATCTTGTTGGGAAAGGTAAACACTAACTCTCTCTTCTTGTGGTCTCTTCGTTATTCTTGTATTACCTGTCTAACAATGCTGCTGGTTATTTCAGTCAAAAAATGCATTGCTGTCAACTTTCTTGTTTCTGGATCAAATTGTGTGGCTTGGAAGGACAGGCATTTACAaggtaataatttttttttttgtattgtgtAGTCGTTCAGTTTCTCTAGAGATAAGATAGTGAAGGGAAAATGTTCTAACATTCTTGTTTTGTTTTACACAGAACAAAGAACGCCACGAGTTAATTGGCAGGATCTCTCTCTTTTGTTGGATGGGTTCCTCGATATGCACTACCTTAGTGGAGGTTATTTCTTACCTTACTATTTAGCATGTGAAATTAGTGCTTAATCATTGCTCCTAGTGTTTGCTTTTATGCCAATAGCTTGTCTTACACTTATGTTACCGCAGATTGGGGAGCTCGCAATGCTTTCAGCATCAATGAAAAAACTGGAGAAGGAACTTAAGAATACCGACAAATATAAGGTTTGCCAATTGCAGGCATCATGCATTATGGTTATTTGGTAGCACTGTGGAATTTCCCTTTGAAGATTATTCTACATTCTGTTGTTTGTGAATCTTGCATTGTAGAATGAGCAATACCGGAGTAAGCTTCAGAAGTCCAATGAGAGGTCTCTAGCCCTGATTAAAGCAGGCATGGATATAGTAGTTGCTGTTGGGTTGCTGCAATTGGCACCTAAGAAAGTCACTCCTCGTGTAACAGGAGCCTTTGGATTTGTTACCTCGTTGATATCATGTTATCAGGTATATATCAATTTTGTATGTCAAGTTACGTTTTCATCTTCTCCTGGTCTACTTAAAGCTACAAGTGATACTATCAACTAAAGTGGAAATAATTTATTACTCATAAAAAAAAAAGTGGAAATAATTTACAATTTAAGAAGAAAAATTTGTGCAGCGTGCCGAAATAAGAAGTTTTGGATGCCTTAGATTAACGCAACTTCAAGAAGTCTTTTCAAAAGGAACAAAGCTTATAAAAAATGAGAGTGTATTGAGATGTCTTATTTTCCTTGTGCAGTTGCTTCCAGCACCGGCAAAGGCCAAGACATCGTAAAAAGGCTCTGATGCCGTTGAAGAATTCCCAAGATCACTAGAATAATTATTTATGATATAAATACTGCTTATGAGTTTCTGCAGTTTGTCTACATGTTGCAGTGGAGGTCTTAGCACTTTGTCTACATGTTACAGTGAAAATTTACCTTGTCTACATGTTACAGTGAAAATTTACCTTGGTACAGAACTTTAATAATGATATGCTGCGTCTTAGATTTACTACATTTTGAATGTATGGCATTTGAAGGCAACATATCGTACTTCAAGAAGATCTCCAGTTCATAGTTTACTGATCAAAAAAATAATCTCCAGATTATAGTCAACAGTATATCGAAGCGTCTCTAGTTGTGAGGACTAGAGATTTGTTTTACACCAATGCTGTTGAACTTTCAATGCGCAGGAGTGCAACTATAATACTGAAATATTTGTTATCTTGTCATACCACCTGTACGATAAGGTTTAACCatgtgataaaagaaaaatacagaagcaGGATACTCTGATCTACAAGTGGCTTATGCAGCTCTAAAACTAAAAAGAACTGGTGGGAGACTATGTAGTAACAAACCATCAAAGAGAATGGACGGTTTTTACTTGCAAAGTAATGTAGaaacataaaagaaaagaaaatcataaccctaagtcacaatcctcatcATTGTTCAAAACCGGCAGGTAATCTTGTAATAAATAATTCAGTAGAGTATTGGAGGTACATTTTGGTCTTGAAGACAACTACAAGCTTCGCAACATAGATTATTAGAAAACATCTCTTTTGTACTCGAGCACAGTCTCCAGAAGCTCGAAAAAGAACGATCGTGAAAACTTGGTGAACCTAGAGcaaatctttcttttctttttctctcatgAAGCTGGGACTTCAAAGGAGTGAAATATTAGGGTGCAGCTGCAGCAAATAAAAATATCTATTATAAATATTAGGGTGCAACTGCAGCAAATAAAAATATCTATTATTAAAAACTAAAAAGAGCTAGTTTCTGAAATGAGTCCACATTTCCATCGGTTCTTTCTAAAATAAGGCAAACTAGGTGCTATAACTTCATGATAGAAGGCAACAGACTGAAGCTCACTGAATGCTACTTCATTAACACGATGCCACCACAAACAAAAAGAAGCTGCAATGACCTTGAAGATTCCAATGCTAAAGCAGTTAATGAGATCAAGGAAACTGCCTCAAGCAGCTTCAACATCTGAATTTGGGGTACTTTCTTCAGCTTTCTTTATTTGATCAAGACTTCCttcagctttcttgaaatttgcAACGTACTTCCAACACCTCTTATGTACACCACTCATTTTCTTGGGTGCGTCAGCAATTGGTAAACCTGAATGGAAGACTGTTTTAATAACTTGCAGAAGACGAACATTGACGACAGAAATATTAGTAGTGAGTAAATAGGAATGATTTTTAAGGTCATACAAATATCTGGGAAGACTTG
Proteins encoded in this window:
- the LOC104213500 gene encoding peroxisomal membrane protein 11D-like encodes the protein MSLDAARAELALAVLYLNKAEARDKICRAIQYGSKFLSNGEPGTAQNVDKSTSLARKVFRLFKFINDLHGLISPTAPGTPLPLILLGKSKNALLSTFLFLDQIVWLGRTGIYKNKERHELIGRISLFCWMGSSICTTLVEIGELAMLSASMKKLEKELKNTDKYKNEQYRSKLQKSNERSLALIKAGMDIVVAVGLLQLAPKKVTPRVTGAFGFVTSLISCYQLLPAPAKAKTS